The segment CAACAAGTCGTCCGGGCTCGACAGGGTCGAGGGGCTCTACGAGCGCCCCCCGACGACCAGCGAGCAGGTGCTTCACGGTCTCGACCCGGGCAGCGAACCGCCCGTGGAGCTGTACGTCCGGACCATCGCCGAGGGGAACACCTGGCGCGGCTCGACCACCGACACGCTCGGCGAGGCGTACACCCGCGTCGTCCTGGAGAACGGCGTCGCCGTCCCGACGGCGGCCGACGCCGCGGCCGGCTGGGGGAACGACCGCCTCGTCACCTACCGCGAGCGGCCGACCGCGAACGCGAGCTTCGTCTGGGTGACCCGGTGGGACACCGCGGCCGACGCGACCGAGTTCCGCGACGCGATGAACGCAACCTTCGACGCCGACGGCCAGCGGACGGGTGACCGCTGGCGACTCGACGACGTTCGAGCGACGACCGTCCGCCCCGACGACACCACGGTCGTCGTCGCGGTCGGCGAAGATAGCCTCCTGGACGCGCTCGACGTGTCCCTCGACCGGGAGACGGTCGTCCTCACGACGAACCTGTCGGCGGCGAACGCCACCGCGACCACCGACGCCGCACCTGCGGTCGCCACGGCGACGACCGGACCCGTGACCGCCGGTTCGCCGTCCTCGCCACCGTTCGTCTCCACGGCACCGCCTCCTCGGTTCGCGCAGGCATCGCCAGCACCACAAACGACAACCCCCGAGCCGTCGTACGTCCACGCATGACACGCGAGCAGCTCGAGACCGCCGCCGAGCACGTCCGCGCCGCTGCACAGGCAGCCACCGACACCAACGCCCGAGACCGGCTGTCCCGACAGGCAGATGAGTTCGAGCGCCACGCCGAGGCCGAGCGCGGCCCCGACCACGGTCGCCTCGCCCGCCACGAGAGCATCCTCGGCGAGATCGCGACCGAGGAAGGCGGCGAGGTCAGCGAGGAGATCGACGCCGCGCTCGACCACGTCCACACCTACCGCGAGACGCTGCCCGGCGTCTGAGTCAGCAGACCGGCTTCGGGTTCACGCCCATCGCCTCCAGCCGGTCGACGTACACCTCGTACGCCGTCGTGACCACGCCACCAGCCGCCTCCTCCGCGCGCTCCCAGTCAGACTC is part of the Haloarchaeobius litoreus genome and harbors:
- a CDS encoding DUF7553 family protein, whose protein sequence is MTREQLETAAEHVRAAAQAATDTNARDRLSRQADEFERHAEAERGPDHGRLARHESILGEIATEEGGEVSEEIDAALDHVHTYRETLPGV